The segment CTCGATACCCGTATCTGAGTCAAGACTAAAACTGATCGTGACCGCAGATGTAGTGTTATCACCATTCAGGGTTAACTGATATGTACCCGAGGATGAGAACACCATGTCGATTTCGGTTAATGCAGTTGCCTTAACCCCTGTGCCTTCACTAACCAGGTTAACAGACTCTGCAATATCAGCGGCGTTGTCAGTAGTCTGGTAGTTAACCGTTTTGGTACCCTCAGATCCAACAATCGTCAAAGTACCAGCAGCGGTAAAACGATCCGCACCTTGCGCTACGTGGTTATTCTGACCATAAATACGGTAATCACCATATTTGTCTGTCTTAAAGTTACCGGTTGTTGCCACGATGGTCTGATTGGCGTTCGCGCCGATCTGGAACAGTGCTGTTCCAAATGTTCCGTCCAGGATCTTCTGACCATTAAATTCCGTTGTCTTGGCAATACGATTCAATTCTGCAGTGAGCTGTCCTACTTCCAGTTGTAGTGCCTTACGGTCACCGGCAGAGTTAGTGGCGTTGGCTGACTGTACTGCCAGCTCACGCACACGCTGAAGAATCAAGCCTGCTTCCTGCAGTGCACCTTCTGCCACCTGGGCCAAAGAGATACCGTCGTTCGCGTTACGAGCCGCTACCGTCAGACCACGAACCTGAGAAGTAAAACGCTCAGAGATCGCAAGACCAGCGGCATCGTCTTTGGCGGAGTTGATACGTAGACCAGATGACAGTCGTTGGAGAGATGTCGCTAGACCACTCTGAGAACGGTTTAAGTTCTTCTGAGCGTTCAATGACATTACATTGGTATTAATAATTTGAGGCATGATATAGCCCTCTGTAATAGCCCCGATAACAACAGGCGTAGATAGCCTACTGCTCGAGTAATATAGTCACAGCGGATATATCTCTCCTGGAGATATTTACCGCTCCCACGCACTTTTTCGTCCACCCACAACGAAACTTGAGAGGTGTTTGGCACTTTTGGCAAAAATCTGCCGTCTGGCTTAAAAGGCAATCCCCTGTAATTCAAGCAGATAGCCACGTCTGTATAACAACCGGCAAACGCTTGCCTGCTGACGCTTCCGCTGCCATATCAGCCACTTATGTACAAATTTCCAGCGCGTCCGGTCGGTATTTTGCACTCACCTGTGTTCACCACTTCAATCATTGGGACATCATGTCTGCGCAATTGCTTCAGCAGGCCGCCAAGGCCTTTAACCAGGGACAGTACCAACAATGCGTATCCCTGTGCGCGAAAATGCTTAAGCAGCAACCGCGAAATGTAACAGCAATGATGCTCCTGGGTCTGGCAGAGTTCCGCCAGGGAAGAACGGAAGAAGGTATCGCGCATTTACGCAAAATTCTGACTCTCGACCCCGGTCATCTCGAAACACTTAACAACCTGGCCATTATTCTTGAGCAGACCGCTCAATATGATGAAGCGAAAAACTGCTATCAACGCGCAATCACGGCCCATCCGAAGGCGCTCATGTCCTACGCAAATTTCGGTGACTTGTTGCGCAAGACCGGCCAAACAGAAAAAGCCATTGAAGTGCTTGAGCAAGGCTTGCATGTAGATGAGCAACACTTTCCCTGTTTGAATTATCTGGCCTTGTGCTATGAACAACAGGGAAAACGAACACAGGCAATCGCAATCCTAAGCCGCATTACCAAAATCGATCCGAATAATGAAAGAGCCAATGCCAATTTAGGCAGTCTTTACTATCTCGACAAACAATATGAACAGGCACTCTCACCACTTAACGACGCGCTGAGAATAAACCCTACAAGTCTTTCTGCGCTAAACAGCCTCGCTGCCACACTCATTGATATGTCGCGACTCGAAGAAGCATGGCCCTTCCTCGAACGCGCTATGGCTATTGCGCCGGAAGCGCCTGAGGTTTTAGACAACCTCGGCAAATGGTATCTATTCTCCGGTGAACTCGATCAGGCGCTGATTTATCTAAACCAGGCGAGCGAAAAAATGCCTGACAATTTAAAACCGGTTTGGCATCGTTCCTTTGTCTATTTATTAAAAGGTGACTATGCGCGAGGATGGGATGACTACTTCGCCGGATATACTTCCGGGGAACGGATGATACGCGCCTTTCCCTTTCCCGTCTGGCAGGGCGAATCACTACACGAAAAGACGATACTCATACACGCAGAGCAAGGTATTGGTGATGAAATCATGTTCGCCTCATGCCTGCCAGATGTCATTGCGGTTGCAGGACACGTCATTATTGAGTGTGATTCGCGACTGGGCGAATTGTACCAACGCGCTTTTCCAGGCGCCGAAATCATAAGTGGCCCACGCAGCGAAAACTTTGCGCAGCTATCACGCTTAACCAGTATCGATTACCACTTGCCTTGTGGGTGTCTGCCACGCCTGCTCCGACGTGATATCTCCAATTTTCCCGGCACGCCATTTCTTCGCGCCGACGAGGAAAAAATCCTGCGTTGGCGCAAGCGCTATCAGGACATAGGCGAGAATCTTAATGTCGGTATTTCCTGGCGCGCAGGAAAATTGAACAATCAGGAAAAACGCAGTATCCATCTCGTCGATATGCTACCTCTGCTAAGCCTACCCGGCATCAGCTTTATCAATCTTCAATATGGTGATTGCCAGCAAGAAATTGCTGATTTACGTAATCAATACGGCATCACCGTACACCACTGGCCGGACAGCGATCCCAAAAACGAACAAGATGATTTTGCCGCACAAATCAGCGCACTTGACGCCGTTTTATCGGTAAGTAACGCCACCGTTCATCTCGCCGGCGCGCTAGGCGTAAAAACATTCAATTTGCTACCCTATGTTCCGAGCTGGCGCTGGACGATGTACGGCGACAAAACACCCTGGTATGACTGTGTTGAACTATTGCGCCAGTCCTCAAACGAAGACTGGACCGAAGTACTGAGCAAGGCCACTGATCGACTACGGGCACTTGGCACGCATGGATGAATTATTGCAAACCGCGCATCAGTTACACACGCAGGGAAAAATACCTGAGGCAATTACGCGTTACCGCGAAATACTCACAAAACACCCCGAGCGAGATGACGTTCAAATTCTCTACGGCTTTGCTCTCGTTCAAAGCGGTAATTTTTCGCAAGCGCTTTCCACTCTCGAATCAGTACCGCAACAAACAAAAACAGCCGATGTTTATAGCGCTATTTCTAGTTGCCACCAACAACTGGGCAATATACAGGCAGCAATAACGGCGCTACAAAACGCTCTCGCCATACAGGAACGACCTGAACTGTTCGATCGTCTGTCTCGTTTGTTCATACAAATCGGTTCTTATGCGCAGGCTAGAGATCTGAGCACAAAATGCGTAGCGCGTTATCCAGAGTTTCTTTCTGCGCAACTGGTATTGGCCGTGGCATATATGCATCTAGATCAAACGCATCTTGCTTTGGGCATCCTGGAAGCGATACACAGTGATAGCCCTGTGCTG is part of the Gammaproteobacteria bacterium genome and harbors:
- a CDS encoding flagellin, which produces MPQIINTNVMSLNAQKNLNRSQSGLATSLQRLSSGLRINSAKDDAAGLAISERFTSQVRGLTVAARNANDGISLAQVAEGALQEAGLILQRVRELAVQSANATNSAGDRKALQLEVGQLTAELNRIAKTTEFNGQKILDGTFGTALFQIGANANQTIVATTGNFKTDKYGDYRIYGQNNHVAQGADRFTAAGTLTIVGSEGTKTVNYQTTDNAADIAESVNLVSEGTGVKATALTEIDMVFSSSGTYQLTLNGDNTTSAVTISFSLDSDTGIESLSSAVQAFNDYQSKTGVVAKVKEDGSGITLTHYQGENIQVSDTTYTNSGTVTLTGGAGVQGTAEASTSVLTNEGTASSVVGSGEIFFDAEKSFSITDSNTSHALNNSTEASSLLKVADLDISTVTGSNTAMYIVDAALAQVSNQRARFGALQSRFESTIRNLETSIENLSAARSRIRDADFAVETAELTRNQILQQAGTAMLAQANAIPQNVLSLLG
- a CDS encoding tetratricopeptide repeat protein codes for the protein MSAQLLQQAAKAFNQGQYQQCVSLCAKMLKQQPRNVTAMMLLGLAEFRQGRTEEGIAHLRKILTLDPGHLETLNNLAIILEQTAQYDEAKNCYQRAITAHPKALMSYANFGDLLRKTGQTEKAIEVLEQGLHVDEQHFPCLNYLALCYEQQGKRTQAIAILSRITKIDPNNERANANLGSLYYLDKQYEQALSPLNDALRINPTSLSALNSLAATLIDMSRLEEAWPFLERAMAIAPEAPEVLDNLGKWYLFSGELDQALIYLNQASEKMPDNLKPVWHRSFVYLLKGDYARGWDDYFAGYTSGERMIRAFPFPVWQGESLHEKTILIHAEQGIGDEIMFASCLPDVIAVAGHVIIECDSRLGELYQRAFPGAEIISGPRSENFAQLSRLTSIDYHLPCGCLPRLLRRDISNFPGTPFLRADEEKILRWRKRYQDIGENLNVGISWRAGKLNNQEKRSIHLVDMLPLLSLPGISFINLQYGDCQQEIADLRNQYGITVHHWPDSDPKNEQDDFAAQISALDAVLSVSNATVHLAGALGVKTFNLLPYVPSWRWTMYGDKTPWYDCVELLRQSSNEDWTEVLSKATDRLRALGTHG